A stretch of Tripterygium wilfordii isolate XIE 37 chromosome 11, ASM1340144v1, whole genome shotgun sequence DNA encodes these proteins:
- the LOC120009369 gene encoding cytochrome P450 734A1-like: MQFVLALIFTIFLIFLFNLVNSILWMPYKIQRHFKKQGIRGPGYRPIFGNTRESLRLFAEAVSKPIPFGQSTISRVIPSYNMWSGMYGKTYLYWIGMRPTLAISDPTIIKEVLMNTGGSSPLQKRPSDPLVKQLMGDGLSELQGEKWAIHRRITNLALNMEQVKGWVPTIVDGTMKMLNSWEERRARRKELELDVHKELHNLSAEIISRTIFGSSMEEGKHIFMLQERQTNLAILAQRSFYFPGLRFLPTKNNREGWRLEKEVHEAIRKLIEQNYKIGDKWRNLLDLLTSSYKNNDGIEEKLDVEEVIDECKTFYFAGKETSANTMTWALILLAFHQEWQIKAREEVIRVCGDIELPAAVDINQLKIINMILNETLRLYAQVPLMVRKTCKDTKLGELNIPAGMVLIFPIIAAHLDTEIWGEDAEKFNPMRFSVPQKHLSSFFPWGLGRRICVGQNLAMVEMKIALAMIVRQYSFTLSPAYIHAPIQYLTTQPQHGAPLLFTKI, from the exons ATGCAATTTGTTCTTGCTTTGATTTTCACAATATTTCTTATATTTCTCTTCAATCTTGTGAACTCCATACTATGGATGCCGTACAAAATCCAACGCCACTTCAAGAAGCAAGGGATAAGAGGTCCTGGCTACCGTCCGATCTTCGGAAACACAAGGGAGTCCCTCCGTTTGTTTGCGGAAGCTGTGTCGAAGCCGATCCCCTTCGGTCAGAGTACAATCTCGCGTGTTATTCCAAGTTACAACATGTGGTCAGGCATGTATGGGAAAACTTACCTGTACTGGATTGGGATGAGACCCACGTTGGCCATTTCTGACCCAACCATTATAAAGGAAGTACTAATGAATACGGGAGGTTCAAGCCCGCTCCAAAAGAGACCATCGGATCCTCTGGTTAAGCAGCTTATGGGAGACGGACTTTCGGAGCTCCAGGGAGAGAAATGGGCTATCCATAGGAGAATAACTAACCTTGCTTTGAACATGGAGCAAGTTAAG GGTTGGGTGCCCACAATTGTGGATGGAACCATGAAGATGCTTAATAGTTGGGAggaaagaagagcaagaagaaaagaattGGAGCTTGACGTGCACAAGGAACTTCATAACCTCTCAGCAGAAATTATTTCAAGAACTATTTTTGGAAGTAGCATGGAAGAAGGAAAACATATTTTCATGTTGCAAGAAAGACAAACAAACCTTGCAATCCTGGCTCAACGAAGTTTCTATTTTCCAGGGTTAAG GTTTTTACCTACTAAGAATAACAGAGAGGGATGGAGATTAGAGAAAGAAGTGCACGAAGCGATACGAAAGTTGATTGAGCAGAACTACAAGATAGGAGACAAATGGAGAAATTTACTTGATTTGTTGACATCTTCATATAAGAACAATGATGGCATAGAAGAAAAATTAGATGTGGAGGAAGTAATAGATGAATGTAAGACATTTTACTTTGCAGGGAAGGAAACAAGTGCGAATACAATGACTTGGGCACTCATACTTCTTGCATTTCATCAAGAATGGCAAATTAAGGCCCGAGAAGAAGTGATTCGTGTATGCGGAGATATAGAACTCCCTGCTGCAGTGGATATCAATCAACTGAAGATT ATAAACATGATTTTAAATGAAACACTACGACTCTACGCTCAAGTTCCATTGATGGTAAGGAAGACATGCAAAGACACTAAGCTTGGGGAACTTAACATTCCAGCTGGCATGGTATTAATATTTCCCATAATTGCTGCTCATCTTGACACTGAGATTTGGGGAGAAGATGCTGAAAAGTTCAATCCAATGCGATTCAGCGTGCCTCAGAAGCATCTATCATCGTTTTTTCCATGGGGTTTAGGTCGAAGAATCTGTGTGGGACAAAATTTGGCCATGGTTGAGATGAAAATTGCTCTAGCGATGATTGTTAGACAGTACTCTTTTACATTATCACCTGCATACATTCACGCCCCAATTCAGTATCTAACAACACAACCCCAACATGGTGCACCACTGCTCTTTACCAAGATCTGA